TATGTAATCAAACTAAAGTCCCCAGATGATGGTAATATTGAAGCTCAGTCCGGGGACTTCATCGTTGTCAAACCGGGGGATTCCAATGTGACTAACAACGGCTCGACTACGcacgaggatgaggacaatgCTGCTGGACGCGCGGGAATCTATCCCACATTGGGACTCTTTTTGACACTGTTTATGGCCGGTTTTAATGTGTTGTAAATGCACTTGGCGTTGCAAGGTCCGCACTGAGAATTGATTATTGATATTATGTACACACAGCTACAGTAATCAATAATGGCAATGGTTGGTTATTGAGACGTATATTGACGATGGGAGACATCCTACAGAGCGAACTACTCTGATACGCGCGCAGTAGCCCTTCTGCAATTAATTGGAAAAGGTTAGGAATAGACACTGCAGTATTATGATGCAGAGCTTCATCCTAAGATAAAAATGTATAATCGATGGTATTATATTATGTCTATATTGATTCTAAAAAGTGTTAGTCAAATAAATCGCTGGACCACCTTCCCTGGACCTGGAGATCATCAAACCAAGTATCTACATCCTCCCCCACGTCTAGACCGGATTCCTTCCAATCTTCTATAACTGACTGTTGAAAGACTGCTTTGACGGCAGTACCCAGCTTGGATGAGCCACAGACAAATACCTTCGCGCCGTGGCTAAGAAGCTCTGCTACTTGACGCCGTTCCGAGTGCAGCCGGTCCTGTACATACTTGCAACCCGCGCTCTCCCAGGAGTGTTGCGAAAAGGCATAAAACAGCGTTGCTGCACCTGCCTTCTCCCATTTCTCCAAGTCGGACGCATAAAGCCTGTCTGAATTTGCATTCCTGCACCCTATAAATAGGAGTGCCTGCCCAAGTTGCTGGCCTAGTCTGATCTTCTCTGCTCGCTCTTCAGCAAACCCCCTGAAAGGTGTGATGCCAGTCCCTGCACAAATCATAATGACTGGTACCTTCGGGTCGGCCGGCAGATGGAAGCTATAGTGGCTTTCCCTGACGGAAACTTGGGCTATATTCCCGATCTCAAGCCGCTTGAGATAGTTTGTCGTTACCCCAAGAAAGCGGGACTCTGATCGGTTGCGGAATCGCTCGTCAAGGACGCTGTACGTGAGGGAGACAAGGGTTGGGTCTACGACCGGGCTGGACGAGGTGGAGTATCGTCGCATGCACATcggtggaaggagcgacagGAAAAATCCGAAAGGGCATGGGAGATCGGGATACCTCTCTAAGATATCTAGAACAGAGACTGGACCCGTGGGGGCCTCGGTGAGTTCGCGCAACGCTGTGCTTGCGCTGCTATCTTCGCCGAGACTTGCGAGGCCAAGGATACTCTTTTTTGAAGCCGGGCTCCCCAACTCGACATATTCACTGAGAAGTTGAGCAACGGGCCAGGGAGCGTTCACAGGTAGTGAGGTATGTGATGTGGGTTGGATGGTGATCTCAGCGTCCTGCAAAGTCCCTCTGTTAACATCTGCCCCAGGCCATGAATGGATGGGAGTCTAAGTACATACCCACGGCAAGCCAAATATTCTGAGAACTCTACTCACGGTCTCTGGCGGATTCACCGGAAGCACGTTGAGATAGTCACCAGCAGAGTATGTCATATGCGAAGGCAACCTGAATACAATCTGCCTCTTCTCGCGGACACCAGGGCCAGTTAGCAGGGCAGAGCCTTCTATTCTCGCGTGGAATACATCATGTTTGAGGTTAGAGGCCCGCGCCGAGGGACTAATCTCAATGTCAAGTCCGTTGAAATCTTCTTGCGTCCGCTGCTCAATATCACCTGAAATTGCCGGCCACAGGGAGGAATCTGTCCAGCAGTCAAAGTCATCCAAGACTGTTCCCAGGGCTACATCACTTTCTCCACGATGTGTCAAACGAGTGGCTCCACGCTGCACCAGGATGTCGTCCAGCCACTTCGGTACTTTTTGATAAGTTGACGACCAGTCGTGGTGGCCGCAGCCAAATACCGCAAACTGGACGCCGCTTAACTTTGCGTCAGGTTCGTTCCTGAGCCATCCCACAAACTTTCCCGCGTTGTCTCCGGGTGTCCCTTCGAAAGTAGCAGTAACAAAGACGACTTCAGAGGGCAACCTATCATCTGCCACCGCCAATAACCTCATCTCGCTCTCCCGATACCTGTCGCGCAAATGCTGGCGCTGTTGGGTAAAGCCTCAGAGATTCGCGGAGACAGGCTTGTAAGTACTCGAGCTGCGCGAGATGTTCGAATTTGATTGTAGAGCTTCCGATCACCCTATCCACCTCTTGCTGAGCCTTGTGGTAGGCGCTGGAATTTTTGAGAAGGGAGAGCACAGTAAATGAGAGTAACCCAGATGTGGTTTCGTGTCCTGCGAAAGGTTAACGAAGAGTGAATCAAGCGTCGAACCCGTACCGCTGCGACCTACCTGCAATAAGGAATGTAAGCATATTATTTATGATGTTCTCATCAGACATCGTTTCTCCCGTTTGGGGGTCCTGGCCCCTAATCAAGGCGTTGAGCAGGTTCTTCTTGTCTGATGGCTCTCGCCGGCGTCTATCAAGCACATTCTGCGCAACGCACTTCATTTTCTCAATGTTGACCTCGTAGTTTCTGGTTGCTGTCTTCATCAGCATATTTGCGATCGGTGGCCGACTGCTCCTCTGTCAGAGGGTCTATGCGCACTGGAATGTCAACGGGGAGACGTAAGGTTGAGTTGATAGTAAGGTCGATGGAATGAGGCCGCGGGTTCAGGATATGGGCTCCTACGAGGGGGAGGGATGATTGATTGAGTATTCGCTGGGCTATCGCTGGGAGTATCACGAGAAGACTAAAACACAGTAAGCGCTATTATGCAGGGGAAGCGAGTAGGCAGAGGCCATACAAGACTGGTAGCATGACTGCCAACGAGACAATCACACCAACAATATAAAACCACCGAAACCTTGCGCAGTGTCGCCGAAAAGACTGTGGCTTGCTGTTTTGGACACTTGTCGGCGATGGACTGgaatccaccacctcgcAGTGTTTGACCTCGCATACATCCCCACCAACTTCACCAGTCGGCCGTTGCTCAATTCCGATGGCATCGCGGCTCGATGAAAAGAGGGTTTTTTTCATAGTATACCCGAGGATCTGCATAGAAGGTGGTTTCGCAGTAGTGAGCCTGGTTCTCTAAGAAATAAAGTAATGAAAGAGAatacttttttaaatatCGTACAATGGCGAGCGGCCAATGAGGTTGGGGTCTGCTGGTCAGCAACAGGGATGTGATGGCTTTCTGGATAGGTTCACGCTTTGCCGTTCCTGTTTAAGCACAAATGGCGTGTAAGATGGAAAATGGTGGCAATCTCGCCCAACGCAGCTGTGGTTCGCCACGTACCATTGGGGGCTTGATTTCCGAAGGAATGCATGTGAAGTCCGCGATTATCAGTAAACAGGCTAGGCTTCTCTACAGTGCCCAACAATCTGGGCCTGGATCAGCACTATTCGGTTCTCTTCCGGTGTTCTCTCTATAGACCGGTTGCAACCCGGATATGTGCTAGGTTTAGCAATTGGCACGCCAAATGTTCCGCGCTTGTCCCTTACTAACTGCCACTTTCATATTGGCCAGGCGTTACTCCGCGCTGTTCGTCAACCTTTCTGCAACATAGCGATGGGGCAGAACTTGACCCCATACCTACAGGGGGCCGGGAACATCCCGAACatcaagccaaagccaagGTACACGGATCCTGTGGCGATTTCATGGCACCCTAAATCTTAAACGTCGGTCGGTCACAAGGTTGAGAGCCCGGATCTGCTGCCAGTTTCTATCGTTAATTGGCCCGGGTGTCCTAAGTAAACCTGATTATGAATACACAAAACATCCCCATACTTCGCAGGAATAACAATGGGACTTGATCGCGAGATTCCAGGAGGGATTAATCCTGTTGCAGTCGTTCGAGAGCTTAGCATCCCGTGGTGAGCCTTGTTGGCTGTAGCAAGCGGTGGTGCAAACACGCATAGAAACTAGAAACAGAGTCGTGCCAGAAAGTCTTGGGCAGGAAATACCCAGTACTTACCGTTGACTATTTAGATGCTCCACTTGTTACCCGTTTCGATTGAAGAGGAATGACTAGTCCTATCAAGACGCTCGCAAAACCGCCGTCCACAGATGGAAGCGCTCGGCGAGGAAATGGTAAATGTTGTCTTCTCCGCAAGGCCACACATACACACAGCAACGCAGAAATCATCACATAATCCTAGTAAGGATGTCCCTTGGCTGGTTACCATTTCTAGCGCTTACGAGAAGCAGGCATGGCGGACGTCACACTGCCAAGCGAGTTCAACGCCAGGCTCATATTGAGGGTTAAGAAGACTCCACTACAGACCCTGCAGTTGGCTTCGAGGGGCTTGGTACTCATGCTAGCGTTGTAGTCTGTTGCGGGGAATCTTGCGTCAGTATCCCAATTGTATGGGTTTTGGGAACCCTTGACAATCGTAATATCGTCGAATCAACCCTGAATTTGGATCCGAGACCGGGATGCATCCCCGGGTCAGAGTCCTCAGCATCGTCCTTCCCGGAGCTGCACCGAGGTAAAAGTAAGGTAGTGTCAAATTTCCCACCCGTCCTTTGAAACCATGTGGATTACTCTTGGGATCGTACACTGAAAAGGCCCATGTGGTGATCTTAATTCCCCCTGTCCCCTGTGCACCCGGTTGAGCGGGAATGGCGCTGAGACGCTATCATGGACTACCAAAATATAAATATGTTTGTATACCGTCCTCGGCTCTAAGAGCGATAGTATATTGACCATAAACTCTGCGATCTCAGAACTCgttctttgtttctttctttctgttgttgctgtttcTTTAGTCTCTATACTCAACCGCTTGCCGTCTTCACCTAAAACATGCGTCTATCGAGCACCCTTGTCTTTGGACCTTTGTTGAGCTGTCTTTCAGGCAATGCCCATGCTCATGGCACCGAGCACCGCCACGAGCTCTCTGACGCGTGGCACCTGACAGATACACACATCCATGTCCTTCCTTCGTTTTATGTTGCCGCAGTGACCGAAGCCGGTGGTGATCCCTCCGGATTCCCAACACCCGAGTGGTCCCTGGAAGGCACATTGCGCAGCATGGAAAGTGTCGGGTCTAAGAAGGCCGTCTTGTCACTGTCAAGCCCGGGAGTTCCCGTCGTTGGAACTGGGGACAAGGGTCGGGCCCTCTGTCGCAACGTCAATGACTTCCTGGCCAACATCACGCAGGAAGCTGGAAACCATATAGAATTCTTCGGAGCCCTTCCGGACTGGCGAGATGTCGACGGCACTCTAGCGGAAATCGACTATATCTTCAAGATGCAAAAGGCAGctgctggggttgggatATACACTGCATATGGGGATGCCCGGCGATCCGACCTTTGCTCCGATCTGGGAGAAGCTTAACACGTACAAGGCATTAGTGTTCATGCACCCTGGGCTCATGGATGTGAAGCCCTTGTTTGCGGCTGGGTTCTTGCCCCAGCCTATTATTGACTACCCCCAGCAGACCACTCGTGCGGCCGTTGATCTAGTCCTTCGCGGGGTTCGCTCACGCACGCCGGACGTAGACCTTATTCTAGCTCATGCAGGCGGCACTCTTCCTTACCTATCCGCTCGCGCTTCGGAGAGTCTCATCGTTCCAGAAATCTTGAGTGTGGCAAATGTCACCACTGCTCAGGTCAAGGCTGAGTTCCGCCGCTTCTACTACGACATTGCCCTCAGTACCACCAAGACCCAACTTACGGGGCTGTTGGAAAACACAGATACATCCCATGTGCTCTACGGATCCGATTATCCCTACGCTCCCCCGGTGGCGATTAAAGGTACCAAAGCAAGCTACATCTCCTTTGCAGACGATCACCCGGAACTGGGCCCCGACGTCCTCTCGAGAAACGCCAGAGATCTACTCGTCAAGCATAGGCAATCGCCAGAATTGAGTGATTAGCTTCACCTTAAAGTGACCGAATCTCCTATACAGCTGTTTCGGATGCATTGGGGAAAAGGATACGGCTAGCACATCCTCATATTCTACTTTTGTCCTGTCAAATGTTTAGCTATTCGTGGGGTTGCCACTAGAGGCACTCTTTATCTACAATGCGATGGGTTTCCCGTCTGAGTGTAAACTGAATTATACAGACACTTCTCCAGTAACACCTATTTACCCGCAGGTATACAGAACATGGGCTTAACAGCaaagtagtatatatagctaatattgGTGAAACTGGACTTCTGCAGTGACTATACATAAGACGTCGATGTCTCAAAAGGGACTAAACTGGTCAAACTATCAGTCCTTGGATGTCTCCTATGAAACCACTCTTGAAAACGTCTTATATGCTCCCGCACTACCATTCGTCCGGCAGGTGCAGACGAGCATAATATTCCAACGTGAAGCTCCAGCGCCGAAAGAATCCAAATTGGCGTTGCAACCCAAATCTCATCATAGGTTACAAAGAGAGTATAGAGGTATCTGGTTTTAATAGCTCCGCAAGCACAGATTAgcaggccgagaagaaaCATTCCCAGGACCCCGAGGCGCTGCTTTAGAGGGAGATCTAACTGCCACGCCAATGGGATGGGAATCAACATGATCAAGAAATCCAAAATTGTCGAGACAAGGCTCCCGGTAAACAGAATCATTTCACGGTTTGTGCAGTGGTACGGATAATCAGGGTAAAACGTTGGCGGGTTGAAATCGTATGAGGCTTTGACTGGCCTGTGACATTTAGTACAGGGAACGAAGGCATCTTTAGTAGGATCCATATGTCACACGAACCTGCAGCGAAATACTAGTGCAAATATGTATGCTACTGCCAGGCCTGCGGTAACAAACATTGTAACGTAAATGATGGCCTTGTAGAATCGTGTTTTTGTATGGGCAACGAGGCGCCGGTAGAAGGCAAGAAACGATAGCCGAACAAATGTTGATGCTAGGGAGAAAAAAACGAAATCGACAGTACTGAGGATCTTGGCTGGTCTGAAATACTGTGGAGGTAGATTCCATGTATGTCTGTCGAGTAAGTATTTCCATTTGGACAGCAACACAACAATTGTGACCACCGTAGTCGGAATCTGGATCAATGCATTAGAAAGACAGATTCCATGACAGTGAGGTTGGGCTTACCATTGTGAGTATAATCAGGTAATCCTCGACAAAGAACCGTCGTGATATCTTGACTTTGTCATACAAACGCACGGCCAGAGCAACGGCTGCTAAGGCATAGAAAAGAATGACAGTCGTTGGCAGGGCTGGGCCTTTTGTCTCCGGGTTGGCGTAGTTTGGAGCTGGCCACCCAGCTACAACATCGGGCGGGATTTCAATCATGCTTATCTGCGCGCCTGCCGCTTCGAGCACAGTCAAATGAAACTGGCGAGATAACgtcgagatgaagaggacgttATCTGCAACCTTTGACGGAGGCGTGGCAAGGATTACCCGGTAGCCGGAGAAAGAGGCATGAAAGTCAGGGTACCAACGTGACAGGCTTGGCAGGCTTGCACATTCAGAGGGCCAGTTCTTCGTGACACCCGGATCCATGACACGGATGCCATGGTTGACCCATGGTGACCACGAACTctcctgctgttgttgctgctgcgtgATTCGCCCACTCCCCGCATCCGACGAGCTGGGGAAACTTTGAAAGGCTGTGGAACCAAACTGTCTGATTAATTCCATGACTGCGGGCCTCCGCTTTTGTCAAACTTTAACCCGGTGCCTTGGACTCTGGTCTAGACGCAGACCGCCACTGTCGGAAGTCTGCGCAGGGACTAGCCTCGCACTCTAGTACTGTCTAAAAGACCGAGATCTATTAATCACATGGTGGTGAGCGGTCGTTGCAGGGCTCTTCAAAAATATCTAccctcagcatcaacccaTTTATTTTATGAAAGCCTATCGCTGCGTCGTTATTCCTGCCTCTCACACTAGTTGTCTAGTGCCAATGATAATGGGTAACAACTGTTCTTGTTTCTTGCTTTTAACTGGGTTGGTTGTAAGGCTTAACATCCAAGTCTCGCACCACGGGCAAAAAACTCTCCAATCGCATTTTCAGTTATTTGCGCGACGTCATTTTGATATGTATCCCAAGCCAAAGaattattctagttaataCTTCTAATACTGAAAACCATATCTCTACTAGTAGACCTATAGTACACTATATTACTACATACAAGAGATAAGATTAATCCAGCGGGCCATGCAGGTCAATGATCCCATCCCGAAAACTACTCTGTAACAACACTACCGCATCTTACAAGCCTAATTATTTCGAGACTGTTCAAATGGGTACTGGAGATTCCGTTCGCGTTATCACAATTTTCAATTTCTCCGTGGTTTtcttctatactatattGAAGTTGGCCGTTTTTCGACGCTAGTCACGGTATGGTCGAAATTTCTTACATAGGTACCTATACAGACTTGATTTTCTAGAATCAATGTGACTTGCCCTATTTGGATGAGGCTGCCTTAATAAGGGTAACATAAATCACGCGTCAGCCAGTCGCCCCACTGAATTCAGCTATTCCTAACATAACAACAAGCAATATGTATTCTATCGGCaactaattatttaaatatataggaTATAATTTGTTCTATAACCTTGGATCCTATAATTgatatactttaatagtGCTTTTTAGTATActtgaaaataaaaatatagagtcTATAGTAGGGCCGCTGTTGGTACTTAGTACTTAATAACTTGGAATGAGCTCTTTGGCTGATACTAGCGCTTAGAGCAAGATATCTGAAGATAAATGTGAGAATAAAAATTTGAAATCAGCATAAGTTTACTAATACCTATTTACAGTGCACTCCAAGCACAGCCCAAAATTCTTTTATTTGTTCAAAACACCAATCGCCAATGCCAACGCTTGCAGACCAAGTTACAGTCTGGACGGGTTATTTGATGCACAACACGACATCGACGCAGCAGACGGGAACGCGTTCTTTGACATGGTGTCGACACAGACCGCGCTGGGAGGAACCCAAAGACCGGGGTTCTTCTGGTGGAAGTTCGAGGCGCGCAGCATGACGCTGACGGGCTCCGCGGGCATGATAGGAAAGTCCTCTGTTCGGGGGAAATGGGTCAGACCGAACTGGATGTAGCAGACGAGATCGGCGTTCTCGATAGGCTCGTTGCGCTTAGCCCAGTCCAGAATGGTCGAGTTGAAGGGGTGGTCCTCCTCGCCGGTGGACTGGCACACGTAGTCGCCAGCAGGGAAGAGCTCGTAGTCCTTGTAAGGTGTGACCCAGAGCGGCTTGCGAGCGAACGCAGCGCGGTTGTACACAGTACTACCGGGCTTGGCCAGCAGAGGGGGGCAGTTGTTGTTGAGAATCTTGTAGCCCACGGGCTTCTTGGAGACCTCGTTCACGCGGTTCGGGTTGATGATATCCCATGAGCGCTGGGTCTCGTAGCAGTAATCGGCGGCGCCCTCGAGGGATGTGCGGAGGGGGGTTTTCTTGCTGAGGAAAGCGTTGCCATAAGGGTTTTCGGGGGAGCCGACGTTAGCTTCGGCGGAGACGGCGTCACTTTGCACGAcggtgttgttggtgccgtCAATTTCCGGGTCGAcgcggagggagaagatgtGCTGGTGGTTGTGGGCAGTGACTTCAGGGGCGACCTGTGTGCCCCAGGGAGCGGCAGTCTCAGTAGGGTGCATGCAGTAGGTGTTGAGCATGCCAGTGAGCTTCATCTCGAGCTTATATGTGCCGTCCAGAGTGAATGTGTGGTAGAAGCCGTACTCGTAgttggcggcggtgatgaTTTGAGAGATGATAAGTTTACGGTCACGAGCAGAGATAACAGTGCCGTCGCGGTAGTCCGTGTGCTTATATAGGAGACCATTGTCCTCCTCGTGAATACAGATGGCGTTCTTGATGACGGCCGCCTCGCCGCTGCCAGTAGACATAACTCCGTCCATGTAGTGGATAGCACCCTTGCAGTCACAACCCAGCTTCAGGGAGTTGGTCATCAGTCCTGTACCGTACTCGCCAACATCAAAGGCGTGTTTCTTGTGGTGAGGCTTCTCGGGGCAGCCGTAGGGTACGACCATCTCAACAACAGAGATACGGTTAAATAGAGTCCGCTCGCGATCCTCGTACATGTCATGGGAGCGCACGTCGGAGATAACGATACCCTCACGGTAGTTGAAGCCAATGTGCATCTTGTAGTTAGCCCACTGCAGCTCGTTGCCGCGCACCTTAAAGGATACACCCTGGGGCTGGGTAATGTCAATAGGCTTGAGGCGGTCGTGGTTATATTTGTCGCTAATGAATTCGGGGAGGTAATTATGCTCCTGCAGAGGAACACCGGTGCGCTCGCCATTGACAAGACGAATATCAACACTCAaaacctcttccttctcggtATCGGCAACAACG
This sequence is a window from Aspergillus puulaauensis MK2 DNA, chromosome 6, nearly complete sequence. Protein-coding genes within it:
- a CDS encoding uncharacterized protein (COG:Q;~EggNog:ENOG410QDBT;~InterPro:IPR003097,IPR001433,IPR036396,IPR017927, IPR001709,IPR023173,IPR029039,IPR001128,IPR008254, IPR017938,IPR039261;~PFAM:PF00175,PF00258,PF00667;~go_function: GO:0005506 - iron ion binding [Evidence IEA];~go_function: GO:0010181 - FMN binding [Evidence IEA];~go_function: GO:0016491 - oxidoreductase activity [Evidence IEA];~go_function: GO:0016705 - oxidoreductase activity, acting on paired donors, with incorporation or reduction of molecular oxygen [Evidence IEA];~go_function: GO:0020037 - heme binding [Evidence IEA];~go_process: GO:0055114 - oxidation-reduction process [Evidence IEA]), which encodes MLMKTATRNYEVNIEKMKCVAQNVLDRRRREPSDKKNLLNALIRGQDPQTGETMSDENIINNMLTFLIAGHETTSGLLSFTVLSLLKNSSAYHKAQQEVDRVIGSSTIKFEHLAQLEYRESEMRLLAVADDRLPSEVVFVTATFEGTPGDNAGKFVGWLRNEPDAKLSGVQFAVFGCGHHDWSSTYQKVPKWLDDILVQRGATRLTHRGESDVALGTVLDDFDCWTDSSLWPAISGDIEQRTQEDFNGLDIEISPSARASNLKHDVFHARIEGSALLTGPGVREKRQIVFRLPSHMTYSAGDYLNVLPVNPPETVSRVLRIFGLPWDAEITIQPTSHTSLPVNAPWPVAQLLSEYVELGSPASKKSILGLASLGEDSSASTALRELTEAPTGPVSVLDILERYPDLPCPFGFFLSLLPPMCMRRYSTSSSPVVDPTLVSLTYSVLDERFRNRSESRFLGVTTNYLKRLEIGNIAQVSVRESHYSFHLPADPKVPVIMICAGTGITPFRGFAEERAEKIRLGQQLGQALLFIGCRNANSDRLYASDLEKWEKAGAATLFYAFSQHSWESAGCKYVQDRLHSERRQVAELLSHGAKVFVCGSSKLGTAVKAVFQQSVIEDWKESGLDVGEDVDTWFDDLQVQGRWSSDLFD
- a CDS encoding peroxisomal copper amine oxidase (COG:Q;~EggNog:ENOG410PGC1;~InterPro:IPR015798,IPR016182,IPR036460,IPR000269, IPR015802,IPR015800;~PFAM:PF01179,PF02728,PF02727;~go_function: GO:0005507 - copper ion binding [Evidence IEA];~go_function: GO:0008131 - primary amine oxidase activity [Evidence IEA];~go_function: GO:0048038 - quinone binding [Evidence IEA];~go_process: GO:0009308 - amine metabolic process [Evidence IEA];~go_process: GO:0055114 - oxidation-reduction process [Evidence IEA]) is translated as MASAPDTTSIPGYTIFREGDCDSVAAHAMTPQGPPHPLDQLSIHEVPETAKLVRAYCNPKTVKFNCITLREPPKAEYAAFKAGNIPAPDRKAFTIVIIRETEQVAEVIVNLSKNKVESYKEIHNAMPTLTLEDLDVMERICLRDPRVIRACNEVGITDMSKVFVDAWAIGIDERWGFDRRLQQGLVYYRSSDFDNQYAHPLDFSVVADTEKEEVLSVDIRLVNGERTGVPLQEHNYLPEFISDKYNHDRLKPIDITQPQGVSFKVRGNELQWANYKMHIGFNYREGIVISDVRSHDMYEDRERTLFNRISVVEMVVPYGCPEKPHHKKHAFDVGEYGTGLMTNSLKLGCDCKGAIHYMDGVMSTGSGEAAVIKNAICIHEEDNGLLYKHTDYRDGTVISARDRKLIISQIITAANYEYGFYHTFTLDGTYKLEMKLTGMLNTYCMHPTETAAPWGTQVAPEVTAHNHQHIFSLRVDPEIDGTNNTVVQSDAVSAEANVGSPENPYGNAFLSKKTPLRTSLEGAADYCYETQRSWDIINPNRVNEVSKKPVGYKILNNNCPPLLAKPGSTVYNRAAFARKPLWVTPYKDYELFPAGDYVCQSTGEEDHPFNSTILDWAKRNEPIENADLVCYIQFGLTHFPRTEDFPIMPAEPVSVMLRASNFHQKNPGLWVPPSAVCVDTMSKNAFPSAASMSCCASNNPSRL
- a CDS encoding uncharacterized protein (COG:S;~EggNog:ENOG410PP0G;~InterPro:IPR006680,IPR032466,IPR032465;~PFAM:PF04909;~go_function: GO:0016787 - hydrolase activity [Evidence IEA];~go_function: GO:0016831 - carboxy-lyase activity [Evidence IEA]), with translation MDVKPLFAAGFLPQPIIDYPQQTTRAAVDLVLRGVRSRTPDVDLILAHAGGTLPYLSARASESLIVPEILSVANVTTAQVKAEFRRFYYDIALSTTKTQLTGLLENTDTSHVLYGSDYPYAPPVAIKGTKASYISFADDHPELGPDVLSRNARDLLVKHRQSPELSD
- a CDS encoding uncharacterized protein (COG:S;~EggNog:ENOG410PP0G;~InterPro:IPR032466;~SECRETED:SignalP(1-22)), giving the protein MRLSSTLVFGPLLSCLSGNAHAHGTEHRHELSDAWHLTDTHIHVLPSFYVAAVTEAGGDPSGFPTPEWSLEGTLRSMESVGSKKAVLSLSSPGVPVVGTGDKGRALCRNVNDFLANITQEAGNHIEFFGALPDWRDVDGTLAEIDYIFKMQKAAAGVGIYTAYGDARRSDLCSDLGEA